From a single Intestinibaculum porci genomic region:
- the gtfB gene encoding accessory Sec system glycosylation chaperone GtfB — translation MIYLFEDFDTSSHDLYQSLKAAGYDFTAIAFHDDGFLPEDVLSPYNLYTRDTTKQRLPLYFNRVALPPFYEVRGTASSGEIYDGAILRGRIFYASPKRKRYIKIIDHLSPNGQVIASDHYDVYGHRFAQTSFDAHNHRTVKTYYDVHGAEVIVENFMTGDIILNKQGKMYIYKNKIDFVKAMIHDLGLDHERIVYNSLSLPFFLSESMLTLDTKPDLLFWQEEIKETIPGNMQAIIQGRSNRTSHIIVQRRDAYQKLLAMGVSSELIDPLGFIYHFSETSPDYNKALIMTNSDQLESIETIIKGCPHIQFYIGAITEMSSKLLSLGAYDHVHLYPNIKEHNVKKLFETCGLYLDINYANEILNSLREAFVHHQVIYGFEETLHDHTYIEKSHIYTKDQVDELVHLLNQIDETTYQHELEKQESNAFASIKEDYQHMLGEL, via the coding sequence ATGATTTATTTATTTGAAGACTTTGATACTTCGTCCCATGATCTCTATCAGTCCTTAAAAGCAGCGGGCTATGATTTTACCGCCATTGCTTTTCATGATGATGGCTTTTTACCGGAAGATGTGCTTTCCCCTTATAATCTTTATACCCGTGATACCACGAAGCAGCGTTTACCGCTTTATTTCAATAGAGTCGCCTTACCGCCTTTTTATGAAGTGCGAGGCACCGCTTCTTCTGGTGAAATTTATGATGGAGCGATCTTACGTGGCCGCATTTTCTATGCTTCACCCAAACGTAAACGTTATATCAAGATTATTGATCACTTATCACCAAATGGTCAGGTGATCGCTAGTGATCATTATGATGTCTATGGTCATCGCTTTGCCCAGACCAGTTTTGATGCACATAATCATCGCACTGTCAAAACGTATTATGATGTCCATGGTGCAGAAGTCATTGTAGAGAATTTCATGACCGGAGATATCATCTTAAACAAGCAGGGGAAAATGTACATTTATAAAAATAAGATTGATTTTGTGAAAGCAATGATTCATGACTTAGGCTTAGATCATGAACGCATTGTTTATAACTCATTATCCTTACCATTCTTCCTCTCTGAATCAATGCTGACGTTAGATACCAAACCAGATCTGTTATTCTGGCAGGAGGAGATCAAGGAGACCATTCCGGGGAATATGCAGGCTATTATTCAAGGCCGCAGTAATCGGACATCCCATATCATTGTCCAACGCCGTGATGCTTATCAGAAATTATTAGCTATGGGGGTTTCATCAGAATTAATTGACCCATTAGGCTTTATCTATCACTTTAGTGAGACATCACCTGATTATAATAAAGCATTAATTATGACCAATTCTGATCAGCTTGAAAGTATTGAGACAATCATCAAAGGATGCCCTCATATCCAGTTTTATATTGGGGCTATTACTGAAATGTCAAGCAAGCTCTTATCATTAGGCGCTTATGATCATGTCCATCTCTATCCTAATATCAAAGAACATAATGTGAAAAAACTCTTTGAAACATGCGGTCTTTATTTAGATATCAACTATGCCAATGAAATTCTTAATAGCCTCAGAGAAGCATTTGTTCATCATCAGGTCATTTATGGCTTTGAAGAAACCTTACATGATCACACTTATATTGAAAAATCACATATCTATACGAAAGATCAGGTTGATGAGCTTGTTCATCTCTTAAATCAGATAGATGAAACAACTTATCAACATGAATTAGAAAAACAGGAAAGCAATGCTTTCGCGTCAATAAAAGAAGATTATCAACATATGTTAGGAGAATTATAA
- a CDS encoding AAA family ATPase, giving the protein MHSDVKMISMQINNFMNVKNGSIHMKDHILGIFGQNGSGKSVVIHVFNILKYALISKPIADVYSSCIALKADQTTLSFKLMVGEHHVTYTFSLRAMNQEGEKKRLTISHERLTYDKVVIDTDTEEPFILQDKPFSFDDPQKRIDQLVAKGLCHKRGQSYLFSSKLRSALKKSEIVCILKRLEDYGRNELIVDDPIMQNDDTLQLFGKNNFHVSFALDGVTSIPENFLMDAQSAIDKLNIVLPNLIPHLTLGLQVIGSHLNRKNEVVAECELVSHKNEENIPLSKESVGIKKLLSITSLFLQSFHHPSSMIVIDDLDTCIFEYLLGEVLRIMMRQGKGQFLFTAHNLRVLEVLDQSQVIFTTTNNENRYVYLTHVRKNENLRQYYIRNILIDEQKETLYDYIPNFDIAIAFLEAQ; this is encoded by the coding sequence ATGCATAGTGATGTAAAGATGATAAGTATGCAAATTAATAACTTTATGAACGTGAAAAATGGATCTATTCATATGAAAGATCATATCCTTGGTATTTTTGGACAAAATGGTTCTGGGAAAAGTGTAGTCATTCATGTCTTCAATATTTTAAAATATGCCCTTATTAGTAAACCGATCGCCGATGTTTATAGCTCATGTATTGCTTTAAAAGCTGATCAGACAACCTTAAGTTTTAAATTAATGGTCGGAGAGCATCATGTGACCTATACATTTTCTCTTCGTGCTATGAATCAGGAAGGTGAAAAGAAAAGACTCACAATTTCTCATGAAAGACTTACTTATGATAAAGTTGTGATTGATACAGACACAGAAGAACCTTTTATCCTGCAAGATAAGCCCTTTTCATTTGATGATCCACAAAAGCGGATTGATCAGCTTGTCGCCAAAGGCTTATGTCACAAGAGGGGACAATCTTATCTGTTTTCCTCAAAACTGCGCTCAGCTTTAAAGAAAAGTGAGATTGTCTGTATCTTAAAGCGTTTAGAAGATTATGGACGAAATGAACTTATTGTCGATGATCCCATTATGCAAAATGACGATACGCTACAATTATTTGGGAAAAACAACTTCCATGTATCGTTTGCCCTTGATGGTGTAACATCAATCCCTGAAAATTTTTTAATGGATGCTCAGTCGGCTATTGACAAACTTAACATCGTTTTACCCAATTTGATTCCTCATCTCACTTTAGGATTACAGGTGATTGGGAGTCACTTAAATAGAAAGAATGAAGTAGTGGCTGAATGTGAATTGGTATCACACAAAAACGAGGAAAACATACCTTTATCAAAGGAATCAGTCGGTATTAAGAAACTTCTCTCGATCACATCGTTATTTTTGCAAAGCTTTCATCATCCTTCTAGCATGATTGTCATTGATGATTTAGATACTTGCATTTTTGAATATTTATTAGGAGAAGTATTACGGATCATGATGAGGCAGGGGAAGGGACAGTTTTTATTCACAGCTCATAATTTAAGAGTCTTAGAAGTCCTTGATCAAAGCCAGGTAATCTTTACAACAACCAATAATGAAAATCGTTATGTTTATTTAACACATGTTAGAAAAAATGAAAATCTGCGTCAATATTACATCCGAAATATCCTGATCGATGAACAGAAAGAAACACTTTATGACTATATCCCAAACTTTGACATCGCCATTGCTTTTCTGGAAGCACAATGA
- a CDS encoding zinc ribbon domain-containing protein has protein sequence MRCPYCGEDNPDSAFVCEHCGQPLKRSKREYVEKLQREEEESSDDFFEKNIYHEDINEEPESEQSETFDTQEHTDFYNRETTPETAFHLEEDEPQENKQGFAFDEEEPYEDIEEPREHGFKVYFARLKDYLFPPKDEHEEEDQETRENRQGLKHKVKSFVMDRDEEDYDQDKEATKIYHPGDPIEVKPRRSIRLIPFKVLGLVLVVALIFGGILMSKKKSTSTTTTETSTKTTTNKAKKTISSTPTIASVAASSTLQSSRFNYSPSVLTDGDPTTAWNEGADGDGIGETVTFTLKQKSKVTSTSIYNGYDKSYSIYYRNNRVKSCYFIFDDGKEFRTLNDYYNRQQKLTFYKVHKTKKITIKIVSVYRGSSYHDTCLSEVSFA, from the coding sequence ATGAGATGTCCTTATTGTGGAGAAGATAATCCTGATTCAGCGTTTGTCTGTGAACATTGTGGACAGCCCCTTAAGCGCAGTAAACGTGAATACGTTGAAAAACTGCAGCGTGAGGAAGAAGAAAGCAGCGATGACTTCTTTGAAAAGAACATTTATCATGAAGATATAAACGAAGAGCCCGAAAGTGAGCAATCCGAAACTTTTGATACACAAGAACATACGGATTTCTATAACCGGGAAACAACCCCAGAAACAGCTTTTCATCTTGAAGAGGATGAGCCTCAGGAAAACAAACAGGGCTTCGCATTCGATGAAGAAGAACCTTACGAAGATATTGAAGAACCGAGAGAACACGGTTTCAAAGTTTATTTTGCGCGTTTAAAAGATTACCTCTTCCCGCCTAAAGATGAGCATGAAGAAGAGGATCAGGAAACGCGAGAAAATCGGCAGGGCCTCAAACATAAGGTCAAAAGCTTTGTTATGGATCGTGATGAAGAAGATTATGATCAGGATAAAGAAGCCACGAAAATCTATCATCCTGGCGATCCCATCGAGGTGAAGCCACGTCGCAGCATTCGTCTCATTCCGTTTAAAGTCTTAGGCTTAGTCTTAGTCGTGGCATTGATCTTTGGCGGTATTCTTATGTCAAAGAAGAAAAGTACTTCGACAACTACAACCGAAACGTCTACCAAAACAACGACGAATAAAGCGAAGAAGACAATTTCTTCAACGCCAACGATCGCTTCAGTTGCAGCTTCTTCAACACTCCAGAGCAGCCGTTTTAACTATAGTCCCTCTGTCTTAACCGATGGGGATCCGACAACTGCCTGGAACGAAGGCGCTGATGGTGATGGGATTGGGGAAACCGTTACTTTTACCCTTAAACAAAAGTCTAAGGTCACTTCAACGAGCATCTACAATGGCTATGATAAGAGCTATTCCATTTACTATCGCAATAACCGCGTGAAATCTTGTTACTTCATCTTCGATGATGGCAAAGAATTCCGTACTTTAAATGATTATTATAATCGTCAACAGAAACTGACCTTCTATAAGGTCCATAAGACGAAAAAGATTACCATCAAAATCGTCTCTGTATATCGCGGCAGCAGTTATCATGATACCTGCCTCTCAGAAGTCAGTTTCGCTTAA
- the galE gene encoding UDP-glucose 4-epimerase GalE, with the protein MKVLLAGGAGYIGSHTAYTLTKAGHEVIIVDNYANSSEESIRRVEQLTDTKIKHYEADVRDHDKLSAIFDENDIDCVIHFTGLKSVGESVAKPLLYYRVDLDTTLTLLEVMRAHNVKHIVFSSSATVYGAENESPLYETNKKGTCTNPYGWTKWMIEQILLDTAKADPELSVVILRYFNPIGAHPSGMIGEDPKGVPNNLMPYISQTAIGKRDHLTIFGNDYPTPDGTCLRDYIHVMDLADGHVKAVEYAMSRKGTDIINLGTGHPYSVLDIVHAFEKANDLKVKYEIGPRRAGDLAICYSNADKAKKVLGWEAKRSLEDMCRDSWNWQKHNPNGYE; encoded by the coding sequence ATGAAGGTACTATTAGCAGGGGGAGCAGGCTATATTGGCTCTCATACCGCCTATACATTAACGAAAGCAGGGCATGAAGTTATCATCGTGGATAACTATGCTAACTCAAGCGAGGAATCGATTCGTCGCGTGGAACAGCTTACTGACACAAAAATTAAACACTACGAAGCGGATGTGCGTGATCATGATAAATTATCTGCCATCTTTGATGAAAATGATATTGACTGTGTAATTCACTTTACTGGATTAAAATCCGTTGGGGAATCCGTTGCCAAACCATTACTTTACTATCGTGTTGATTTAGATACAACCTTAACACTTTTAGAAGTCATGAGAGCACATAATGTTAAACATATTGTCTTCTCATCAAGTGCGACTGTTTATGGCGCTGAAAATGAATCACCATTATATGAAACCAACAAGAAGGGGACATGTACAAACCCTTATGGCTGGACCAAATGGATGATTGAACAGATCTTATTAGATACCGCCAAAGCGGATCCTGAATTATCCGTTGTTATTTTACGTTATTTCAACCCAATTGGGGCACATCCAAGCGGCATGATTGGCGAAGATCCAAAAGGAGTACCAAATAACTTAATGCCTTATATTTCGCAGACAGCCATTGGCAAACGTGATCATTTAACCATCTTTGGTAATGATTATCCAACGCCTGATGGCACATGCTTACGTGACTACATCCATGTTATGGACTTAGCTGATGGTCATGTCAAAGCGGTTGAATATGCGATGTCTCGTAAAGGCACGGATATTATCAACTTAGGAACGGGTCATCCTTATTCTGTCTTAGATATCGTTCATGCTTTTGAAAAAGCCAATGACTTAAAAGTGAAATATGAAATTGGTCCAAGACGTGCCGGCGATTTAGCCATTTGTTACTCAAATGCTGATAAAGCAAAAAAAGTATTAGGCTGGGAAGCGAAACGCAGCCTCGAAGATATGTGCCGTGACTCTTGGAACTGGCAAAAACATAACCCTAATGGCTATGAATAA
- a CDS encoding triple tyrosine motif-containing protein: MKKILQMVITAGMVLSMSNVYAKSGLNKTKLYLYTGEKATLKVKGAKKIKWSSTNKAISVKKGVVQAHKAGKATITAKAGKKTYRCLVQVVRPLKLNFTASVVEQKIVIKTTAKGGFGRTKYQYAYHYQGKKVTLTKYTKAKSASFSIKGSGNYTLEVTAKDQHNKKTVKKATLQVTSQNTSTAPAATTSDTASRTMQSPDITAMTASKKNILLGDEVTVQGKVDHANDKTAYSMKVTLDDGTIIAQNNAHNITFKVNQVAHYTITLTATNEDNLSAVRAYDFTTQQPLMQPGTITTSKIGKTVQCFVQYAHSDIKWTYTSSNPNVVTVDGNGLATTVGKGTAEITAFYNGYTASQKCLITVS, encoded by the coding sequence ATGAAAAAAATATTACAAATGGTTATCACTGCCGGTATGGTCCTTTCTATGAGTAACGTTTACGCCAAAAGCGGATTAAATAAGACCAAACTGTATCTTTATACTGGTGAGAAAGCAACTTTAAAAGTGAAAGGTGCAAAGAAGATCAAATGGTCATCGACAAATAAAGCGATCTCAGTGAAAAAAGGCGTTGTTCAAGCGCATAAGGCCGGGAAAGCGACGATTACAGCGAAAGCCGGCAAGAAAACTTATCGCTGCCTTGTTCAGGTAGTGCGTCCTTTAAAGCTCAATTTTACCGCTTCAGTGGTTGAACAGAAGATTGTCATCAAGACAACCGCAAAAGGCGGCTTTGGTCGCACAAAGTATCAGTATGCTTATCACTATCAGGGCAAGAAAGTAACGTTGACAAAGTATACGAAAGCAAAATCAGCATCCTTTTCAATCAAAGGCAGCGGGAACTATACTTTAGAAGTTACGGCCAAAGATCAGCACAATAAGAAGACGGTGAAAAAAGCCACTTTGCAAGTCACCAGTCAAAATACATCAACAGCGCCAGCAGCGACAACGTCTGATACGGCTTCTCGCACAATGCAGTCACCAGATATTACAGCCATGACAGCAAGTAAGAAAAACATCTTATTAGGTGATGAAGTGACAGTGCAGGGCAAAGTTGATCATGCTAACGATAAGACTGCTTATAGCATGAAAGTCACTTTAGATGATGGCACGATCATTGCCCAAAACAATGCGCACAATATCACTTTTAAAGTCAATCAGGTCGCTCATTATACCATTACATTAACCGCAACAAATGAAGACAATTTATCAGCCGTGCGCGCTTATGATTTTACAACCCAGCAGCCGCTCATGCAGCCAGGTACGATAACAACCTCAAAAATCGGAAAAACAGTGCAGTGTTTTGTCCAGTATGCCCATAGTGATATTAAGTGGACGTATACATCATCAAATCCGAATGTCGTAACCGTTGATGGCAATGGCTTAGCAACAACAGTAGGTAAAGGCACGGCAGAAATTACCGCTTTTTATAACGGTTATACGGCTTCGCAAAAATGTCTAATAACGGTTTCTTAG
- the iscB gene encoding RNA-guided endonuclease IscB: MTCYAFVLDANNKQLAPTKEQKAWFLIRKKRATLVSKYPMVIQLKKKIPDQEICKDEIRCGIDDGGLHVGVALVQKCQTRNKVIFKGTIEQRNDVKHLMDVRRGFRRYHRDHKRYRPARFDNRKSSKRKVRIAPSILQKRQATIRVINQLNKWINITNYWLEDVAIDIRALTDGYKPYRWQYQKSNRLDENIRKAVILRDGCKCMECGKSNCRLEVHHIKPRRLKGSNTLGNLITLCTGCHQKTEGVEELYMNRYFALLNSSDNKNLNYAQHVMIGKKWLREQLSKLGMLHLTNGGDTANKRIDWGIAKSHSNDAICITDLRPDTCEIKEWVIKPMRRQSKAKTDNVLGIKQRDLVEYTFMNGETHRGYVTALYPEQNALNFQSPTKNCKKVNARKCKVLWKYSKIYWLDNVS; this comes from the coding sequence ATGACATGTTATGCTTTTGTATTGGATGCTAATAATAAACAATTAGCACCAACTAAAGAACAGAAGGCTTGGTTTCTTATTCGTAAGAAACGAGCAACATTGGTCAGCAAATATCCAATGGTGATACAACTTAAAAAGAAAATTCCAGATCAAGAAATCTGCAAAGATGAAATTCGTTGTGGAATAGATGACGGCGGTCTTCATGTTGGTGTCGCATTAGTACAGAAATGTCAGACGCGAAACAAAGTCATTTTTAAAGGAACTATTGAACAGCGTAATGATGTAAAACATCTTATGGACGTTAGACGTGGATTTAGGCGTTATCACCGTGATCATAAAAGATATAGACCAGCGAGATTTGACAACAGAAAATCCTCTAAACGAAAAGTGAGAATTGCACCAAGTATTTTGCAAAAACGTCAAGCAACAATAAGAGTTATCAATCAACTTAACAAATGGATAAATATAACGAATTATTGGTTAGAAGATGTTGCTATTGATATAAGAGCATTGACAGATGGCTATAAACCATATCGGTGGCAATATCAAAAATCAAACAGACTGGACGAGAATATCCGTAAAGCTGTCATTTTACGAGACGGCTGCAAATGTATGGAATGTGGAAAATCTAATTGTAGATTAGAGGTTCATCACATTAAGCCAAGAAGACTGAAAGGTTCAAATACGCTTGGTAATCTTATTACGTTATGTACAGGATGTCACCAGAAAACAGAAGGAGTAGAAGAATTATATATGAACAGATACTTCGCTTTGTTAAATTCTTCTGACAATAAGAACCTGAATTACGCACAGCATGTAATGATAGGTAAAAAATGGCTGAGAGAACAGTTATCAAAATTAGGAATGTTACATTTAACCAACGGAGGTGATACAGCCAATAAGCGTATTGACTGGGGTATTGCAAAATCACATTCTAATGATGCCATATGTATCACAGACCTGCGACCAGACACATGTGAAATCAAAGAATGGGTAATAAAACCTATGCGAAGACAAAGTAAGGCTAAGACAGATAATGTTCTTGGAATTAAACAAAGGGATTTGGTTGAGTACACTTTTATGAACGGTGAAACACATAGAGGGTATGTAACAGCTTTATATCCAGAACAAAACGCTCTTAATTTTCAAAGTCCAACAAAAAATTGCAAGAAAGTTAACGCAAGAAAATGCAAAGTGCTTTGGAAATATTCTAAGATTTATTGGTTAGATAATGTGAGTTAG
- a CDS encoding cupin domain-containing protein, whose amino-acid sequence MKSQAGKVFSIAENNPSVPGCTISSKENDQLYTFSLAPETSISEETYARPKLWLMMKGIMEVTNHHEVIATLHEGDLYSVPLHTPIGVVAKEEAIYVECEGGETMNAVTAGQVMALKDLVPYQEGKIINRDIINNETTKFVIMSFDAGTGLSEHAAPGDALIFALDGEAIITYEGVEHRIHAGENFKFDHNGRHAVTADHQFKMALLIELAD is encoded by the coding sequence ATGAAAAGTCAAGCAGGAAAAGTCTTTTCCATTGCAGAGAATAATCCGAGTGTTCCCGGATGTACCATTTCCAGCAAGGAAAATGATCAGTTATATACATTCTCATTAGCCCCAGAGACAAGCATCAGTGAAGAAACCTATGCCCGTCCTAAATTATGGCTGATGATGAAAGGCATCATGGAAGTGACCAATCATCATGAAGTGATTGCGACACTTCATGAAGGAGATTTATACTCTGTACCGCTTCATACACCAATTGGCGTGGTCGCCAAAGAAGAAGCCATTTATGTCGAATGTGAAGGAGGAGAAACCATGAATGCAGTAACCGCAGGTCAGGTAATGGCCTTAAAAGATTTAGTACCTTATCAGGAAGGAAAGATTATTAACAGAGATATCATCAATAACGAAACAACGAAGTTTGTCATTATGAGTTTTGATGCCGGTACTGGTTTAAGCGAACACGCTGCCCCAGGCGATGCTTTAATCTTTGCCTTAGATGGTGAAGCCATCATTACTTATGAAGGTGTTGAACACCGTATTCATGCGGGTGAAAACTTTAAGTTCGATCACAATGGTCGTCACGCTGTCACAGCCGATCATCAATTCAAGATGGCCTTACTCATTGAATTAGCTGATTAG
- the gtfA gene encoding accessory Sec system glycosyltransferase GtfA has translation MTIYNINLGIGWASSGVEYAQAYRAKVLRKIHQNAKFIFMDMFQYENIEHMTRNIGLRDDEVIWLYQYFTDQEIAPTTYTAQVLESTFDRSDYQKEEREDRIVYTFPDERFYTAYLVRPHSHFIHRVEYVSRGKLIRKDYFTYDRLFTEYYAPKDNKAYLYRRCWLNKNGTIALEEMIDGENVTYRVGPQFFFNKEDFIGYFLSCLNFQKGDVMIIDRSTGMEGALLKNRGQAKVGVVIHAEHFNEDLMDEYNILWNNYYEYSFDQYQYVDFYIASTRLQAKTLREQFAHYYQATPRIVTIPVGSISELKHNPERRHHAYMTASRLASEKHVDYLVEAVALAHEVITDITFDIYGRGGEVELIEKTIKEHNASSYITMKGHQKLDEVFKNYEGYLSASGSEGFGLTLLEAVGSGLPIIGFDVTYGNTTFVKEGQNGYLIEKGDDEDKHSLVLKLSEAIIALAKRDDFAAMADVSYAIAKDYLDENVQKMWAELLEDVQ, from the coding sequence ATGACAATATACAATATTAATTTAGGCATTGGCTGGGCTTCTAGCGGCGTTGAATACGCCCAGGCTTACCGGGCCAAAGTCTTAAGAAAAATTCATCAGAACGCTAAGTTTATCTTTATGGATATGTTCCAGTATGAAAATATTGAACATATGACGCGTAATATCGGATTACGTGATGACGAAGTCATTTGGCTTTATCAGTACTTTACCGATCAGGAAATTGCGCCTACCACATATACTGCGCAAGTGTTAGAAAGCACTTTTGATCGCAGTGATTATCAAAAGGAGGAAAGAGAAGATCGGATCGTCTATACCTTTCCCGATGAACGCTTCTATACCGCGTATTTAGTAAGACCCCATTCTCACTTTATTCATCGCGTGGAATACGTTTCTCGCGGGAAACTCATTCGTAAAGATTATTTCACATATGATCGTCTCTTTACCGAGTATTATGCGCCTAAAGATAATAAAGCTTATCTGTATCGTCGCTGCTGGTTGAATAAAAATGGCACCATTGCCTTAGAAGAAATGATCGATGGCGAGAATGTTACTTATCGTGTAGGACCACAGTTTTTCTTCAATAAAGAAGATTTCATTGGCTATTTCCTTTCCTGTCTTAATTTTCAAAAGGGCGATGTCATGATTATTGATCGTTCCACCGGCATGGAAGGGGCCTTACTCAAAAATCGTGGTCAGGCGAAAGTAGGCGTAGTCATTCATGCGGAACACTTTAATGAAGACCTGATGGATGAATATAATATCCTCTGGAATAATTATTATGAATACAGTTTTGATCAGTATCAATATGTCGACTTCTATATTGCCTCAACGCGTCTTCAAGCTAAGACCCTCAGAGAGCAGTTTGCCCATTACTATCAGGCGACACCGCGGATCGTCACGATTCCGGTTGGTTCAATCAGTGAACTCAAACATAATCCTGAACGTCGGCATCATGCCTATATGACCGCTTCTCGTTTAGCAAGTGAAAAACATGTCGATTATCTCGTTGAAGCCGTCGCTTTAGCGCATGAAGTTATTACAGATATCACCTTTGATATATATGGTCGTGGCGGAGAAGTGGAGCTTATTGAAAAGACGATCAAGGAGCACAATGCCTCATCGTATATCACCATGAAAGGTCATCAGAAATTAGATGAAGTTTTCAAAAACTATGAAGGCTATTTATCGGCCTCAGGCTCCGAAGGATTCGGCTTAACGCTCTTAGAAGCGGTCGGTTCCGGCTTACCGATTATTGGCTTTGATGTCACTTATGGCAATACCACTTTTGTGAAAGAAGGACAAAACGGCTACCTGATTGAAAAAGGCGATGATGAAGACAAACACAGTCTTGTCTTAAAGCTGTCAGAGGCCATTATAGCCTTAGCCAAACGTGATGATTTTGCGGCGATGGCTGATGTTTCCTATGCCATTGCGAAAGACTATCTTGATGAAAACGTCCAGAAAATGTGGGCAGAACTATTGGAGGATGTACAATGA